The segment ATAAATAACATTGGAAATAATGGATGTTCAGCTGGTGCTACATGCATATTTTTTAAGTTTCCTACTACTTCTGGTATTGGAGCACCCTTTATTATAAGTGCACCTGCAACACCTATAGCCATTACTAATAAACATATCCCAAAAATCGGATAAATTTTTCCTATTAGTTTATCTATTGGTAATAAAGTTGCTAATACATAATATGCGAAAATTATATATAAGAATGTTTGCTTACTTACTGAATTTATTAGTCCATGTAATATACCTGCAGGTCCACTTACAAATACAACACCTGTTAAAACAAGAAGTACAACAGAAAATACTATCATAAATTTTCTGAAACCGTTTCCAAGATATTTGCCAACTACTTCTGAAATACTAGCTCCATCATGTCTTACTGATAACATTCCTGATAAATAGTCATGAACCGCTCCTGCAAATATACATCCAAATACAATCCATAAGAAAGCTGATGGTCCCCACATAGCTCCTGCAATGGCTCCAAATATAGGTCCAAGTCCCGCTATGTTTAAGAATTGAATTAAGAAGATCTTCCATTCCGACATAGGTACAAAGTCAACACCATCTTGGAGTCTTATAGCTGGAGTTTTAATATCATCATTAGCTCCAAAACATTTTTCTACAACCTTACCATATACTATATAACCAACTATTAAAGCTATCATAGATAATACGAATGATACCATAAACTCTACCCCCTTAAATTTTATTCTTTTTTTCTTTTTCTTACTTCCATTATAGACGTTTAAATATTAATTGTGATATAAATTGCACCATATAGCAAAATAAGGGAATAAATTGCATTTATATATTCATTAAATTTTTGAAAGAATTTAAATTGTTTCTACTTACAGGTATTTGCTCGTCCAAATCTTTTAATTTAATCATGCATGTATTGTTAAACCACGGTATTATTTCCGTTATTTTATCTATATTAACTATATATGATCTATGTGTTTTAAAAAATATATTTTTAGGTAATTTTTTATAAAAATCTGATATACTACAATTTTCTATATATTTATCACTTTTAGTAAATATTAAAGTCCTCTTTTCATCAGCTTCACAATAACAAATTTCTGAAATATTTATAACCCTTAATTTTTGATTTTTTTTAAGAGCAATTTTATTTTTGATACAGTTTTCAACACTTTGATTTTTTAAATTTTCTAATCTTTTTAATGTAGTTATTATTCTTTCCTCAGAATATGGTTTTAAAATATAATCAAATGCCTCTATTTCAAAGGCTTCTAATGCATGTTCCTTATAGGCTGTTATAAATACAACTACTATTTTTTTATCCAAGTCATTAATTATATGTGCTAAAGCCATACCATCTAACTTAGGCATACTAATATCTAAAAATATAATATCAGGTTTATTGTTTTGTATATATTTTAAAGCTTCTATAGAATCATCAAATTCCCCATCTATAGTAATTTTACTAGCTGCATTTATAAAAAATTTTAATTCTTCTCTTGCTGGATACTCATCATCTACAACAATGCAATTCATATACTCACTCCTTTATTCTTTTTACAATAAAAGAAACTTTAGTACCTTCCTCTAACCTTTCTATGTTAAGACCCTGACCATAAAAAAGTTTTAGCCTATTATTAACATTTGATATTCCAATTTTATTTTCTTTCATAGTTCCACTATATACTTTTTTGATAATTTCTTCTTCAATGCCAACTCCATTATCTTCTACAATAACTTCGAAAGCATTATTACTTTTTAATTCTATAGAAATCTTCACCTTACCTTTTCTTCCTGAATTTAAAATTCCATGTTTGATGGCATTTTCAACTATCGGTTGTATTATAAGACTAGGCATTTTTATATCTATGTTATTTTGTATGTTATAGGTTACAGATATCTTTTCTCCAAACCTAGCTTTTTCTACAGATACATATGCTTTTACTTGTTCTAGCTCTTTATAAACATCTACAAGGTCGTCACCCATTTCCAAATTATATCTTAAAAATGTAGATAAATTTATTATTAGATCTCTTGCTTTATTGGGATTTATTCGTACAAATGATGCAATAGTATTTAATGAATTAAATAAAAAGTGCGGATTAATTTGGGTTTGTAATGCTTTGATTTCTGCTTTAGTTGCCATCTCTTTAAGCTTACCTATTTTGCTTATTTCTAGTTGTGTAGATATAATCTGTGATAGTCCTATAGCTAAATTCTTGTTTTTAAAAGATATAGCGTCATTTTTTCCATAATATATTTTTAAAGTTCCTATTATATTTTTTCTTTCTTTTAAGGGTACAATAATTCCTGATTTCAAAGGACAAGAATGGCATGAACAATTAATTTCTTCGGCATTCGTTAAGGTTAATATTTTACCTTGTTTTATAACTTTCTCAGTAGCATGTGTTAATATTTCTGCTCCTTTAATATGATGATCAGCTCCAAGTCCCACATGTGCAAGCACATGTTTTTTATCTGTAATGGCAACTGCATCTGATTTAATAGCTTCTTTTATAATCTTGCAAATTTTCTCAAATGATTCAGCATTTATTTCTCTGAAATATGGTAATGTTTTATTTGCTATATCTAAAGAAATCTTGGCCTGTTTTGCAGCTATTTCTTCTTTTTCTTCAAAAATATTTTCAATCAATAAAATAAGTAATGAAATTCCAACTGCATTTGCAAGTCCCATAGGTATATATATATTCTTAACTATAGATAAAGCTGCATAAAATGGTTTAGAAAATATAAGTATTAAAACCATTTCTAAAGTTTCTACCCCTAAACCACCTAAAAGTCCATATAACCATCTATTGCTTTGAGTTGCATACTTATGAAGAATGCCACCTATAAATCCACAAGCAATAGTTGTAATAGCACATGGTATTGCTGTTAGTCCACCTGAATCTATAAGTATTCTATGTATTCCTGATATAATTGCAGATGAAATACCAATAACGGGACCACAGAGAATTCCTCCTGCCATGACCCCCACAATTCTTGTGTTAGCTATAGCACCATGAATTTCCGTCCCTATATAAGTTCCTAAAATTCCAAATCCTCCAAATACTATAGACAATATAACTAAATCTTGTTTATTAAACTCATCTTTTACAATAATTTTCTTTAAACTTTCACATTGTGATAATACAAAGGCTATTAAAATAAAGTATCCCATATTATTAATAAGATTTTTTATTAAATCCACCATAATATATCACTCCTCTTTTATCCACCGAAAACTTTAGAATATACAGCTGGGAAAACTGCCATTCCTCCTGTAATTATAAGAGCTGAGATTAGAGCACCTATAGCTGCACATATTACTGATTTTTTAAAATCTAATTTTAAAAATGCAGCTACTACACTTCCAGTCCATACTCCTGTAGTTGGTAGTGGTATTGCTATAAATGTAATAAGCCCTATCTCTTTATATTTCTCTATTTTACTAGAATTCTTGTTTATCTTCTTTTCTATAAAAGTATTAATTTTATCAAAAAACTCATATCTTTTCATCCATTCAAATATTTTATTAAATAATAGCAATATAAATGGAACAGGTAACATACTGCCAAGAAAACTTACCCAAAATACTGTCATTGGATTTAATCCATCTAGTATTCCCTTGGGTATTGCTCCTTTTTGCTCTATAATGGGAACTGCTGATAATAAAAATACTTGTAACA is part of the Clostridium botulinum genome and harbors:
- a CDS encoding sensor histidine kinase — translated: MVDLIKNLINNMGYFILIAFVLSQCESLKKIIVKDEFNKQDLVILSIVFGGFGILGTYIGTEIHGAIANTRIVGVMAGGILCGPVIGISSAIISGIHRILIDSGGLTAIPCAITTIACGFIGGILHKYATQSNRWLYGLLGGLGVETLEMVLILIFSKPFYAALSIVKNIYIPMGLANAVGISLLILLIENIFEEKEEIAAKQAKISLDIANKTLPYFREINAESFEKICKIIKEAIKSDAVAITDKKHVLAHVGLGADHHIKGAEILTHATEKVIKQGKILTLTNAEEINCSCHSCPLKSGIIVPLKERKNIIGTLKIYYGKNDAISFKNKNLAIGLSQIISTQLEISKIGKLKEMATKAEIKALQTQINPHFLFNSLNTIASFVRINPNKARDLIINLSTFLRYNLEMGDDLVDVYKELEQVKAYVSVEKARFGEKISVTYNIQNNIDIKMPSLIIQPIVENAIKHGILNSGRKGKVKISIELKSNNAFEVIVEDNGVGIEEEIIKKVYSGTMKENKIGISNVNNRLKLFYGQGLNIERLEEGTKVSFIVKRIKE
- a CDS encoding COG2426 family protein; the protein is MSKLLQVFLLSAVPIIEQKGAIPKGILDGLNPMTVFWVSFLGSMLPVPFILLLFNKIFEWMKRYEFFDKINTFIEKKINKNSSKIEKYKEIGLITFIAIPLPTTGVWTGSVVAAFLKLDFKKSVICAAIGALISALIITGGMAVFPAVYSKVFGG
- a CDS encoding LytR/AlgR family response regulator transcription factor; translation: MNCIVVDDEYPAREELKFFINAASKITIDGEFDDSIEALKYIQNNKPDIIFLDISMPKLDGMALAHIINDLDKKIVVVFITAYKEHALEAFEIEAFDYILKPYSEERIITTLKRLENLKNQSVENCIKNKIALKKNQKLRVINISEICYCEADEKRTLIFTKSDKYIENCSISDFYKKLPKNIFFKTHRSYIVNIDKITEIIPWFNNTCMIKLKDLDEQIPVSRNNLNSFKNLMNI